The sequence AGAAAAGTGAAGAGTACACAGATAAAAGGCTTTTTATACATATTATCTCCCTCCCGAGATAGTGTAGATGGATTAACTGGCATAGCTACTACAGACTATTTGAAAGGAGCAATATCCGTGCCAACTCTAATTATTTATATAACATATTGATTTTATTGAACATTTTTAATTTCTCTAAATTTCATAATTTTCACGATATATCATAAAAATCAACCGAAATGATGCATAACTTTTTTTATTACAACAGGTTATATAAAAATAGCGATATATCGTAAAAAAACGATATATCGCTATCATCAGGAATGATCGATACACTATTTAGGGACGTTTGATCCCTAATTTTTTATTTTGTTATACAGATAAAATTTTAAGACAGCACCCTTTTTCAACGTGGATTTTCTGCTATATTTCGAATATCTTAAACATGGCCGTTGACCTCCTCAATACCATTAAATCAATGAGGCCTCCAATGACAATCCCAGAACGAATTGACGAATTTCTCAAGGGAAAAACATTCGGTGTAGTCGGCGCATCGCGAGACCGGGCAAAATACGGCAACAAGATCTTGCGATGTTATCTACAACACGGATTGACGGCTTATCCCATCAACCCCAAAGAAACAGAAATCGAGGGACAACCCTGTTTTCCCGACCTGAATTCACTTCCCGAACCCGTTCACGGCATCTCAATCATCACACCACCGCCCGTGACAGAAACCATAATCCCTCAAGCTCGCGAAGCGGGCATTCAACACGTATGGATGCAACCCGGTGCTGAGAGCACAACCGCAATTTCAATGGGAGAAGAACTGGGACTTTCGGTAATCGGCGACGGTTCGTGTCTGCTCGTCGTATTGGGCTATCGAGAAGATGGATAAAAAAGATGAAAATTTGCGTATTTTTAATCTTCTATTTTCTCGCTATTGGGCTTTGTCAAGCCAATGACAGGATTGAAACAGCCAAAGCGCAAACCTATGAAGCCATTGACCTTCACCCATTGAGAGACGGGATGAGTCATTGGCGCAAGCGATACGGACGCGATCGCAACGACCCGATGTACGATCCCTCGCAAATTGTCCATATTGCCGAAAACATGCTCGCTTACCAGAACGCAGATGGTGGCTGGCCCAACAATGTAGATTGGCAGGCGCAGATTGACCCCGATACAGTCAGAGCAATCAAAGGCGAACGGCGGATGGTCAGCACATTTGACAATCACAACACGTACTCACAGACCGATTATCTGGCAAAGGTGTACATTGCGACTGACCTGGATCGATATCGCAATGCAGTCGAACGGGGTCTGGACTATATATTCCGCAAGCAACACCCCACAGGTGGATGGCGTGGTTGGGATGTAGATGCCATTACATATAATGATGGCGTAATGATTGGCATAATGACCCTATTGAAAGATATCGCAGACCGCAAGCCTCAATTTACATGGATAAGTGATGAACTGCACACCAAAGCCAGAGCCGCACTGCACCGGGCAATTGATATAACCCTGAAATGTCAGATCGTCGTCAAAGGCAAAAAAACGGGATGGAGTCAGCAACACGATCATACAACTTATGAACCCGTAAAAGCGCGCACCTATGAACTGCCGTCCATTACAGCGGGACAAACGGCGAAGATCGTGCATTTTTTAATGCGTATTGAAAATCCGAGCCCCGAAATAATAGACGCAATCGAAAGTGCAGTACAATGGTTTCACGACGCAAAAATAGAAGGCATTCGACTCAAGCGCATCGAAATAGCCCCCACGCGCTTTAGAAATCACACGGCAATCACAGACCTCGTCGTTGTCAAAGACCCGGACGCACCGCCTTTGTGGGCGCGCTTTCACGAAATAGGTACAAACCGCCCCTTCATGGCCAACCGGGACGGCAACAAAGTCTATTCTCTATCACAGGTCGCCCTGGAAAGGCGAACCGGATATGCGTGGTATGGGTACTGGCCCGCGCGAATTTTGGAAAAAGATTATCCTATTTGGAAAAATAAAAACAGGAGACAAAATGATCTATAGAACATTTGGCAAAACGGGATGGCGCGTTTCCGTCGTAGGATTGGGAACATGGAACCTGGGCAATCAGTGGGGCGAGTTGAGCGATCAGGAGGCAACCGATATTATATTAGCCGCCATTGACAATGGCATGAACCTGCTGGACGCTGCCGAATCTTATGGCATCCCCAACGGCATGAGCGAATTGCGCATTGGCAAAACCCTGACACCATCCATGCGCGACAAACTGATCATCGTAAGCAAAATCGGCAACTGGGGGAGTCGCACCGGGGCACCTGTGCCAAAGACAGGCGTTGATGCCATTCGCCTGTGCGGACACGCCTGCCTGGGCCGCCTGCAAACCGACCGGATCGACGTCATGTTGTGCCATGAAGGTAGCATTGAAGACCCAACCGTTTACATCGAAGGCTTTGATACCCTGTGCGAAGAGGGCTTTGTCCGCACCTATGGCATCTCGACCAACAGCCTGGATGTGCTGAAAAACTTCTATGAACTATCAAACGGCATCTGCGCCGTAGTAGAAGTGGATTACTCTCTCCTCAACCGCGAACCAGAAGCGGAATTTCTCGATTATTGCACAGAAAAAAACCTGGGCATCCTCGTGCGAGGCCCATTGGCCAAAGGCGTCTTATCCGGCAAATACAACCGCGAAAGCGTATTTGGCGACACCGTGCGCGACGACTGGAACCCGGGACAATCCGACCGCGAAGAATACGAAGACATGCTGGACAGCCTGGAGACTATCAGACAAACCATTGGAGATGACTCAAAACTCGTGGAAACCGCTCTCCGGTATGTCATCTCGCACAAATCCAATCCC is a genomic window of Gemmatimonadota bacterium containing:
- a CDS encoding CoA-binding protein — protein: MTIPERIDEFLKGKTFGVVGASRDRAKYGNKILRCYLQHGLTAYPINPKETEIEGQPCFPDLNSLPEPVHGISIITPPPVTETIIPQAREAGIQHVWMQPGAESTTAISMGEELGLSVIGDGSCLLVVLGYREDG
- a CDS encoding aldo/keto reductase; this encodes MIYRTFGKTGWRVSVVGLGTWNLGNQWGELSDQEATDIILAAIDNGMNLLDAAESYGIPNGMSELRIGKTLTPSMRDKLIIVSKIGNWGSRTGAPVPKTGVDAIRLCGHACLGRLQTDRIDVMLCHEGSIEDPTVYIEGFDTLCEEGFVRTYGISTNSLDVLKNFYELSNGICAVVEVDYSLLNREPEAEFLDYCTEKNLGILVRGPLAKGVLSGKYNRESVFGDTVRDDWNPGQSDREEYEDMLDSLETIRQTIGDDSKLVETALRYVISHKSNPVVIPGATKVEQVIDNARAGAALLEKDLYRKLGDIGGNI
- the pelA gene encoding pectate lyase, which codes for MKICVFLIFYFLAIGLCQANDRIETAKAQTYEAIDLHPLRDGMSHWRKRYGRDRNDPMYDPSQIVHIAENMLAYQNADGGWPNNVDWQAQIDPDTVRAIKGERRMVSTFDNHNTYSQTDYLAKVYIATDLDRYRNAVERGLDYIFRKQHPTGGWRGWDVDAITYNDGVMIGIMTLLKDIADRKPQFTWISDELHTKARAALHRAIDITLKCQIVVKGKKTGWSQQHDHTTYEPVKARTYELPSITAGQTAKIVHFLMRIENPSPEIIDAIESAVQWFHDAKIEGIRLKRIEIAPTRFRNHTAITDLVVVKDPDAPPLWARFHEIGTNRPFMANRDGNKVYSLSQVALERRTGYAWYGYWPARILEKDYPIWKNKNRRQNDL